GGTAGACCTCGAGGCGATCGCCTTCGGCAGGTTGAGAGTGCGCTTCTGGAAGCGAATTGTTCGTCACGGTAGTTCTCCTAATTGCCGGCAGCCGGCGTTAAAAAGGAGAGAGCTGGGACGGTCCCACTCTTGGTATCGGCAGATAGCAGGAGTAGGGGAGGGGCAAGAAAAGCCCAGAGACGGTGCCGCGGAGCGACATCGAAGTATTGCACTTTTCTTTCTCACCTGCAAGAGAGGTGCTACCCAAGCGCGACGGCGTCGAGCTTTTGATATGCGGAGGGAGGCGTCGCGCTGGATCGACCGCATGTGGAAGGACCAGCCAGCGCGACACTATGCACAATTTCAGTGGATAACGTTGCTTTTCGGATAGGGGGAATGCAGCAGGCATGCGGGTTCCATCGGCCTGCGCAAGAACTGAGCACCTGCACTGCAGAAGACAAACTCGACATTACTTAATGAATTGTCGAGTTGACAATTATTTGATCAAGGGAACAAGGTGCGTAGTCGCGATGCTGTATCGACTACGTCTGCGACTTCGGATTCGGTAACGTCCAAGTTTCCGTCCGGCGTGCCGTTACGAAGAGTGCCCCCAGCGTCCCATTTCGCGTTGATAACCCCGGCCGGCGCGTGAATCGTACCGACCAGCAGATCGTCATCTGTTGGGTCGATCCCATCGATATTTGCTGGCCATCCCGCTTTCGTCTGGGTGTCGATATTCTTGATCAGTAAGACTGCCATATTATTCGTCCTTTCGAAAGTGACCGCTTGCGGCGTACGATGCCCCATGTGATGGCTGAGAATTGTAGCAGGACAGGCCCACTGCCGTAGCCGCGGTTTGCGCCCATGGTCGAGCAGCTGGCGAACACCACCGTAGCCGGGTTTTCCGCCTACGGATTGCAGATCAAGCCTATTCCTTCGCGCCTCGCTTTCCACCGTTCACCATAGGGCCTTTGCGGTTGTAGTAGTCTTCCGCAGCCTCAGCTATTCGCTTCTCTTTCGCTTTCACGTAGATCGCCGTCGTGGAGGCGCTTGCATGGCCTAATATGTCCTGCGCAACCTGCAGCGGCATCCCCTCGTCAACCGCCTGGGTGCCGAACGTATGCCTGAATGCGTGCGGTGAGGTGTCCTCCAGCTGGGCCAGATCTTCCGGGGTAAGAAGCGGCGCCTCGCCTGGCGTAGCGATGGCCACGTGCTTCTGCACGCGCTGCAGCGCGGCTGCCACCATGTTGTAGATCGAGCTGGAGTTATAGCCGTTCGTGCTGCCTGTTTCATGTCGGGCTCGGGCGGTTTCGGTACCCGGCACCACCACCGGCGCCACCAGCGGAAGGTCATCCGGCTGCGAATCAAAGTCCAAGCCGCGATCCCGCCAGTGAGCACGTAGGGCCTCGATCGTGCGCGGGCTTACCGGGACTCTACGCATCTTGCTTCGCTTCCCCAGAACGATGAGCATCCAGACCCCAGCCGCGTGCCGGCTCGGCTTCAAGTTGTGGCGGCGTGCCCCAGCTGCCTCGGCGCGGCGTAAGCCGGAGTCCCCCATTAGCAGGATGCTTGCCAGCGCCACCCGGTCCTGCCGATTTACTGGCGTCAGGCCTCGTTCGGATAGCACGGCCACCACAGTGTCCCAGGCATTTGTACTGAGCGCCCGGTCAATCTGCATACCTTCAACTTGCTCGGTGACGATCGGATCTTTTACGGCAATCCATGGATTCCCGGCCAGATAGCGAACCTTGACGAGCCAGTCGAACATGGCCCTCAGCACCCGCACTGCATACTTTTGAGATTCCGCGTCCATAGGCTCCAGCGCAAACGGTCGCCAGCGCTTGCTGGTCTTTACCGTGCGTTTGCCGCGGAACTCTGGAAGGGGAGCGCGCAGGAAGTGTTTGTAAAGCTCGCAGTCGTCCACTAGGAGCGACGACATCGGCTTACAGGCGACAAGCGCACACCAGAGGATGAATCGCTCCAATTCCTTGCGATAAGCCCGTTCAGTGCTGTCCTGACCCTTGTAGCGGTTCAGGTAAGCGTTGACCGCCTCGAGGTCGTTCCGTGCGGAGATAAAGCAGAACGCGGGCGCTCGGTTAACGCCATCGGTACCGGACAGCCAGGTCGGCAGCTGGAAGGTGCCGAGTGGTGCCACTTCGCGCCGCCTTGTCGTGTCCAGCACCGGCAGCAGGTCGAGGTTGTCAGCCGCGGCCGGGTGCGTAAGCCCGAGGTCGATTTCCCCCAGCTGGTCGGGCCATTGGTGCAGCCATCGCATGATTGCGCCAGCGCGCCCGGCACCAATGCGCGGTATCGAGCGCCACCATCCCGGGCCCCGGCGCAGAATGAGGTCGACCAGGTCACCAAGGGTCTTGATCCCCTCATCTTTTAGGGACCGGGCAGTTTTCGGCCGGAACAACTGCGCCACAGGCTGCGCACGGCTCGGCGTCGGCTTAGGCAGGTCGGCCGCCGTGATGAGAATGTCGAGCGCTTTTTTCGTGATCGCGCCACCTTGCCGCGCACCCTTCAGGATTTCGGCGAAGGCTGGGTTGTGTTCGATCGCGCGCTCGATGAGGGCGTTCCGCATGTCGATCAGCCAGCGTTCCAGGCCTTGCTCGACTTGGGGGCTGTCCTCGGTGTAGTACAGGTCGGCTATACGCTGGACTGGAATCTTCTGCACATAGGCGCGTAGGGCCGTGTAATCGGTGCGGTTGAAGGCTAGTTCAGGTAAGGCGACGTCGGTGTGCTGCGTCATCGAGCGCCTCCAGCACCAGGCAGCGCGGGAAGCTTTGGAAGAGGAAAGGAAACGGCGCGATCGGGTTCGTGAGAATGGTTGAGTCGATTCATGAAGTCAGGCTTTCGAACTTTATTTTCGGCAACGAAAACTGCCGAGACACCCTATCCTAAAGCTGTTTCACGACCAAAACAAGCAAAAACGCTTACATGATAATATGACTTATCATGTAAGGGTGGTCGTCCGATGAAGTAAAAGTGGGACTGTTCATTAAGTAAAAATGAGACTTCTTGAACAAATGAAGTAAAAGTGGAACTGTTGACGCATTGCATGTAGGCGTTCGTTAAGGCAGATGCGTCGCTGGTTCATCGCTGCGGCAAGCGTGTCTTATCGCGCAGCTCGACGGAGCGTCAGTTCAATTCGAACTTCTCTGTCATTAAGCGAACTGAGAGTTAGAACAACAAACCGGCGTCGGCTCCCCCTGCTGGCTTAGCCGGGGAAGGCCGTCTGCCTATCAGGCATGGATTTGACATTATGGGAATAATGTCTGATCTTCATTAATGCCTCTTCCGTTCCGTCCTTAGACACTGGATTCGCCTTAGACGACTATACCTCGAGCCGGCCTGGACATTCCAGCATCAATGGAGCAGGACTAATTGATGCCATGCTTGCTCATGCAATCCTGATCAACCGCCCGTCCGGGGCCGTGCTGGATAAGTCATCCTCTTTTCGGTCTGGCTCGTGGCGCAGCATCAACCAAATTCATGCGCGTGGTCCTCAAGCTTGCGCCGCACCCGCCTGCTTGCCGTCGTGCGGCACAAAGCCAGAAAGCCCAGGAGCCTGGTCGACAGCACCTTGTTCCTGTGGTGAATGATGAAGAAGTTGCGCTTGAGGGCGGGCAGCGAGGTCCGTACCACTACCAGCCGACCGCTCGCGACGAAATCCTCGACCACGAGCCGGGACAGGCAGGCCAGCCCCAGTCCATGCGCGGCCGCATGCTTGATCGCCTCCGCGTTGCTGAATTCGCCTGCCGAGCGCAAGCTGTGCAGGTGAGGGACGAGCGCCTGCTCGACCGCCTCACGGGTTCCCGAACCGGGTTCGCGTAGTAGCCAGCCGGCGTTGCGTAAGGCCTGCAAGGACACGGTCCCGTCGCTGGCGGCACCGTCGGTAAGCAGCGGGTGGCCGGGGGCGGCAACCACCACAAGGTCGTCTGCTATCCACGGTTCGACCTGTAGCTGCAGGTCATGACATGGCCCCTCCACCAAGCCTAGATCCAGCTCGAAATTCGCGACCGCCGTTGCGATGTCGGACGTATTTGCAATGGTGACGCGAGGCGGGCCCTGGGGCGACGCGGCGAATGCCTCCGCCAGTATCGCCGGCAACAGGTAGATGCCGATCGTCGTGCTGGCTCCGAGATGCAGGCCGAGGCCTGTCAAGCTGTTCTGCTCGGCGAACTGGCGTTCGATCGTCGTCGCTGCGTCCAGCATCTGGCGCGCCTAGGGCAGCAACAGGCGGCCGTTGTCGTTGATGAGCAGGCGCTTGCCGACCCGGTCGAACAGCTGGACGTCGAGCATCGCCTCGAGCTCGTTGAGGGCTGCACTGGTCGCGGATTGCGACAAGGCCACCTGGTGAGACGCTGCCGTGGTGCTGCCCGATCCAGCGATGGCGAGGAAGATCTGAAGCTGGCGAAGGGAGAGGCGCATCGTTGGCGGGCGTCGAGTTGTGCTGACGCCCAATTATATTGAAACCACGCCGCTTGCCAAAACGCTGCGCATTTCCCTATTGCTTCAGAACGAAATCGGCCAGCGCACGCAATTCCTCGGGCTTGAGCTGGGGGAAGGGCGGCATCGCAGCCTGTCCCCATTTGTCCGAACTGCCGCCATGGATGCTTTTTTCAAGGAGGGCTTGCGCCCCGGGATTGCCGCGGTATTTTGCGGCCACCTCATGGTAAGCCGGTCCGACGATCTTCTTGTCGATTGCATGGCAGGCCAGACAGTTGTTGGAAGCGAGCAGCGCTTGTACGTCGAGCCCCTTTCCCGCCGCCGGCTTCGTAGCGCCCGATGCCCACGCGAGCCTGAGTTCTGCCGGCAAATCGGCTTCCTTCGCGCTGCCATAGGTCACCGCGAGATAGGCGCCGATGACCTTGACGTCGTCATCGGTGAGCGGGGCGCCATACATGTGCTGCATCTTGCCGACTTCGCCGGTCCATTGGACTAGGGTCATGCCTGGCGGCTGGTACTTGATGTAATCGGCGGAATGACAGGTAGCGCATTTCTGCGTGGCGATGACATAGCCGGGCAGGCGCGACGACTTGAGCTGCGCTGTCTCGGCAGGAAGCTTGAGTGTATGAACTTCGGCGTACGCCGGCGCGGCCATGCCTGCAACGAGCAGGAAAACAGGCAAGAAGGATTCGATTCGTTTCATGGGCGCCTCCTCAGGCGATGGTCACGGGGTAGGATTCGATCACATGGCGGCGATAGCCCCCCGGGTTCCAGGTCGGGTCCGCCGGCTGCACTTCGCCGGCACGGTTGGTGGCCCTTACCATCAGGACAGTCTGGCCGCGTGCGGCGAAGCTTACCGGCAGGCGCCACTCGCGGAACGAATAACGCCCGAGGTCGGCGCCGAGTTCCGCCGCCCGCCAGGTCTTGCCGCCATCGATCGAAACATCCACGGCCTTGATGCCCGCGCCGCCGTCGAAAGCGATACCCTTGAGCTGGACCGTACGGCCGGCGGGCAGCACGCCGCCGCTGGTGACGCTGGTGATAAAACTGCGCACCGGCAGGGTCGAGATCGGCCTGGTCCTGGACGGCGTGGTGCCGGGTGCCACGCACAGGCAGTCATTGTCTGGCACGCGATAGGCCGTCGTCATGAACAAGGCATCGTGGCCTTCGAAAGGCTTGTCGAGCACCTCGATTTCGGACAAGTGCTTGACCCAGTAAGTGCCGAAATAGCCGGGAACGATCAGCTTCAGAGGATAGCCGTTCAGGTAAGGGATGTCCTGGCCGTTCATGCTCCAGGCCAGGAGTACGTCGTGGCCAAGCGCGTGTTCGATGTCCAGCGTTTTCCTGAAATCGGAGGTCGACGGCAGCACAGGCTGGTCCAGGCCGTTGAACATCACTTGTCGTGCATTGGCGCCGACGCCGGCCTTTTCCAGCACTGTCTTGAGCGGCACCCCGACCCAGCGCGCATTGCCCATGGCGCCGTTTGCCAACTGGGCACCGAAGACGCGCGGCGACGAGAACCCGCGGCTGTTGCCGGAGCACTGGTTGACAGCCACGACTTCGACAGGCTCTCCCAGCGCCTTGAGTTCGGAAAGCGACAAGCTCAGGCTGCGCTTTACCGCACCCTTGACCTCGAGCCGGTAGGTCTCAGGATCGATCGACATCGGCAGGTTCGCCAGATGGTAGCGCACGAAGAACGCGTCATTGGGCGTGATCGCCCCGTTGTTGAAGACCTCGAACGGTGTTTCGAGGTGCGGCGGACGGGTCGTGACGCGGATCAAGGGACGCTTTTGCGGATAACTGACCAGTTCGCGCGGGCCATCGGCAAACGAGACCCCGTCGTCCTTGGCGATGGCGGCAAGGCTGGCGCCCGGGGCGGCGGCCAACCCAGCGGCAATGAAACCAGTGTGCCGAATGAAACGGCGGCGTCCCTCGAAAGGGCGCGCGCTATCGTGGGGACCTGCAGGTTTGGCGGTGTCGTCGCCTGATCTTCTTGTCATGGCTGTTGTCTCCTGTGATTGACCGGGCGCCGGGTTCCCGGCGTGATGGTCAGCCTAATATACGTCGCATTATTATTTCTACAAAATTGCTGGATAAATTAAAAGTCGGAATTCAACCTGATATTTTGGTAAATTCCGTACCGAGGATGACAATTTACGGAGGTCAGTCCAGCAGATGCCGAATGGCGTCGCGCTCCTGCACCAATTCATCGACTGCCGCCTGCAGTTTTTCGCGCGCGAAGGTATTGATGTCCAGGCCACGGATCCGATTTGCCTGGCGCCCGTCGCAGACGACCGGCACGCCGAAGAAGATGCCTTCCGGGATGCCATACCCGCCGTCCGACGGCAGCGCCATCGAGACCCAGCGCCCGCCGCTGCCCCTCACCCAATCGCGTACGTGGTCGATCGCGGCATTGGCCGCCGATGCAGCGGACGACTGGCCGCGTGCTTCGATGATGGCTGTGCCGCGCTGGGCCACCGTCGGGATGAACACTTCTCGGTTCCAGCGCTCGTCGCGCAGCGCGAACGAGGCAGATTGGCCATCGACGAGGGCGAAGCGGTAATCGGCATACATGGTGGGCGAGTGGTTGCCCCAGACTATCAATTGCGAAATACTGTCGACACTCTTGTCCAGATGTAGCGCCAGCATGGCCTGGGCGCGGTTGTGGTCAAGCCGGATCATCGCGCTGAAGCAGGATGGATCGAGGTCCGGCGCCGCGTGCATGGCGATCAGTGCATTCGTGTTGGCAGGATTGCCGACGACAAGTACCTTGACTTCACGCTTGGCGACCGCGTTCAGGGCGCGTCCCTGCTTGGCGAAGATCCCTGCATTGGCGGCAAGCAAATCCTTGCGTTCCATACCTTTGCTGCGCGGCTGTGCGCCGACAAGAATGGCGATGTCGGCGTCGCGGAAGGCGACTTCCGGATTGTCGGTCACCAGGACTTCCTGCAGCAGTGGAAACGCGCAGTCTTGCAACTCCATGTCGATACCACGCATGGCGCCCAGGGCATGTGGCAGGTCGAGCAACTGGAGAATGACAGGCTGATCGGGGCCGAGCAGGTCACCGTTGGCGATACGGAAAAGCAAGGCATAGCCGATCTGGCCTGCGGCGCCGGTAACTGCAATGCGAGTCGGGGTTTTCATGTGCGCTCCAATAGTGTTGAGTGAAAGTTACAACTTCAGTGTATTGAGCCGGGAACTAGCTGTAAAACGAATAAAATGAGTATTATCAAGCTAAATATCAGCTTGATTTTCTTGCTGTCCGTCGTGTTTCATGAATTAGGCATTTCGATTTAAGCTACGGTTGCCAGCGCATGCTGCGCGCTATATTCAAAATTGGAGAGCCATGTCTTTCAGCGAAATCATCGCCACCTCGTCGGGTCTCAAGCCTTTAAGGCAATTGAGCAGTCCGATTGAAGCAATCAGGCAATTCACACCGAATTGGTTCGCCGTGACGATGGGTACCGGTATTCTCGCGCTCGCGCTCGCACAATTCCCTTATGCCGTTTTCGGGCTGCATCAGCTTGCCGAAGGCCTTTGGCTGCTCAACATCCTGCTGTTCGTCGTGTTCGCCGCGATGTACGGCGCGCGCTGGCTGTTGTTCTTCGACGAGGCAAAGCAAGTCTTCGGGCACGCGACGGTATCGATGTTCTTCGGCACCATCCCGATGGGTCTGGCGACGATCATCAACGGTTTCCTGGGGTTCGGCGTGGCGCGCTGGGGGCAGGCCGCGGTCGCGGTAGCGCAATGCCTGTGGTGGATCGACGTCGCCATGGCGCTGGCCTGCGGCGTACTGATTCCGTACCTGATGTTCACCCGCCAGCAACACAGCATCGACCAGATGACTGCGGTGTGGCTGCTGCCCGTGGTCGCAGCCGAAGTGGCGGCCGCCAGCGCAGGCCTGCTCGTGCCGCACCTGCAGGACAGCGCGGCGCGCTTCACGGTGCTCCTTACGGGTTATGTGCTCTGGGCTTATTCGGTGCCCGTTGCACTCAGCATCCTCGCGATCCTGCTGCTGCGCATGGCGCTGCACAAGCTGCCGCACGAAAGCATGGCGGCATCGAGCTGGCTGGCCCTGGGCCCGGTGGGTACAGGCTCCCTAGGCATGCTGGTGCTCGGTGCGGATGCGCCTGCGACGTTCGCCCTGTTCGGCATGGAAGAGGTCGGCCGGGTCGCATACGGCCTGGGGGTCGTGAGCGCACTGCTCCTGTGGGGGCTGGGCCTGTGGTGGATGCTGCTCGCGACACTGATCACCTGCCGCTATTTCCGGAGCGCGGTACCCTTCAACCTTGGCTGGTGGGGGTATACATTTCCGCTCGGCGTATTTGCCGTGACCACGCTGCGGCTTGCCAATGTATTCGATTCGCTGTTCTTCGACATCGCCGGCGCGCTGCTCGTAGCGGTGCTGGCCATGCTGTGGCTGGTGGTCGCGTGGCGCACGGCGAATGGCGCCTACCAGGGCAAGCTGTTCGTCTCGCCTTGTATTGCTTCGCTGCAGCGCCCGTGAGCTTAGGTGGTACGGCGCCAGGCGCCGGCAACCCCGCGCGCCTGCGCCAGCGTGTCCACGATCTGCCGCGCTACGTGAGGGCCGGCGCAGACAGCGAGCGGACTCGGATGTGGCATCGACAGCACCTGGATATCGGGCCGGCTGGCGCGGATGGACGCTTCGGCGCGCCTGGCCGTGCGTCCCGCGCACACCACGACGCGCAGCTCCGGCAAGAATCCGAGGACGTCGTCGAGCAGCGCGATGCCGGCGCGGATGTCGCCGGCGCGCAGCTGCATCGGTGGGCCATCGACCGGCGGCAGCCAGGGAACCGTGTTCCAGATCACCGTCTCTTCGCGCGCCACGCAGGCCTGCGCCAGGAAGAGCTTGAGGTTGCGCTGCGCCGGACCGGGATTGTCGCGCGACACGAAACGCGGCCGCATCGCCTGGCGCGCCGGCGCTTCCAGCAGGACCAGGATGCGGGCGAAGGTGCCGCCATCGCGCGGATCGAACCACGGCATCTCGCGCATGCCGCCGGCGTGGCTTTCGACCCAGCGGTTGAGCGCAGCCACTGGCGCGGTATGGCGTTCGAGGTAGCGGCGCGTAACTTCCTCCGGGTCGTCGAGATTGCGTTCCTGCGCTTGCCCGGTCATGGCAGGACGCGCGCCGTCATTTTTGCCATCCCCATTTGGTGAAAATCGCGCTGCCCTGCGGCGACTGCAGGAAATCGACGAACTGCTTCGCAGCCGGGTTGCCGCTGCCGTGCTCGGTCAGGGCGACGCCGGCATCGCGGTAGATCGCGTAATCCGGTTCGATCGACACGACGTCGGCGAGTTTGGGGTTGGAGACCTGCCAGATGTTCCAGATCAGCCATGCATCGATGTCGCTGCGGCTGGTCCAGGTGTCGCGCGCGATCGCGCTGTTGGCAGCATAGCTGGCGATGTTCGTGCGGATCTTGCGCACTGTATCGAGATTGCCTTTCCTACCCGCCATGTCCTCCCAAACGCCATTCTGGCCAGCCCCGTTGACGACCAGGATGCGCACGCCGGGTTTGACGAGGTCGGAGACGCCATGGATATGCTTCGGGTTGCCCGGACGAACCAGGATCGACAGCGGACGCAGGTAGAGCGGCGTGATGCTGGCTTCCTGGATGCGGCCGCCCATCGCAACGGTGAAGTCCGTCATCATGGTTTCCGAGCCGCTGTAGATCACGTCGGCATCCTGCTTCGCGCGTTCGATCCAGCCCGGTGTCGGGCCCGCCGTCACTGTCACCTTGATGCCGTGCTCCTGCTCGAAGGCGGCAGCCGCTTCCTTCATCGCCGGCGCGGGACCGCCGGGGCCGTACACCAGTACCGGCTGTGCGGCACAGGCGATGCCTGTCATGAGCGCGAACATCGCGCCTGCAGCGAGTCGGCGAGCGGTGTTATGACAGAGATATGATTTCATTGGATTTTTCCTTTTTTTAGTTGGCATAAATATAAGTCGGGAAGAGGGCGCTGTGCCTATACACCCAGCAACTTGATCAGAGCAAAGCTGACCACGCCCAATCCTGCGAGTGAGCCGATTACCACCGAGGCCACCTTGGCGCCGGCACGCAGTACGGCGCGGGCATCGACGCCCAGTCCGAGGGCCGCCATCGACATGATGGTCAGGAAGTTCGCCGCGTCGTGGGCAGGCGCCAGTGCAGCCTGCGGAATCCAGCCCATCGAACGCAGCACCAGAAGCAGCAGGAAACCGACGATGAACCACGGCACGAGGTGCGACAGCGCAGGGCGTGCCCGGCCGCTACCGCGTCCGAACATCGACAAGACCAGCACGACCGGACCCAGCATCAACACGCGCACCAGTTTCACCAGGGTGCCGATGTGGACGCTCGCGGCCGATACCGATGCGGTCGCCGCCAGCACTTGCGGCACCGCATAGACGGTCAAGCCGGCGAACACGCCATACTGCACCGGGGTGAACGACAGCAGTCCTACCAGCAGCGGCAGGCCCAATACGACGCCCACGCCAAGCACGGCGGTGAAGGCGATCGAGGCGGCGACGTCCTTGCCGTCGGCATCGATCACCGGCGCCACTGCAGCGATCGCGGAATTGCCGCAAATCGAATTGCCGCATGCGATGAGGATCGCCATCTTCTGCGGCAGGCCCGCGCTGCGCCCAATGAAATAGCTGAACACGATCGCAACCACGACCACCGCCGCGATACCGCCGATGAGGCCGAGGCCGTTGGCCAGCAGCGCACCGGCACTGACCGAAGCGCCCAGCAGCACGACCGCGATCTCGAGCAGCAGTTTGGCGCCGACATGGATGCCTGGATCGAAGCGCGGGTCGAGGCGGTGCAGGGTGCGGATACCGGTGCCGATGAGAATGGCCAGCACCAGGCTTTCGAGCCAAGCGCGGCCGAACACGTGGGTTTCGGCCACTTCGAGCAGATAGGCAGCTGCCGTCACCGCAGCACAAAGCAACAGGCCGGGAACGGCGGCGGACAAATTGTTCACTTGATTCTTCATTATTTTTCTCATATTCATATACGTCGATGTAATAAGTATCGCTGTACTGAATTGTTTGGTCTATTTTAAAATTACGAACATATCTTTCTAAAATATTGAACGATGACATTGGATCAGTTGCGTATATTCGTCGAGGTCGCCGAACGCCAGCACCTTACCCAGGCCGCCGCCGTTCTCTTCCTGACCCCTTCGGCGGTCAGCACTTCCATCAAGTCGCTGGAAGAGCGATACGGAACGGCGCTGTTTCACCGTGTCGGCCGGCGCATCGAAATCAGCGACGCGGGACGAATTTTTCTCGTCGAAGCACGCCGCGCGCTCGCGAGCGCCCAGGCAGCCGAGGCGGCGCTGGCCGATTTGGGCGAGCTCAGACGCGGGTCGCTAACGATCCACGCCAGCCAGACCATCGCCAGCTATTGGCTGCCGGCCTTGCTGGTACGCTTCCGCCAAGCATGGCCGGGAATCGATTTGCACATGGAAGCGGGCAATACCGAGAGCGTCGCCGAGGCCGTGCTGCAAGGCGGCGCCGATCTCGGTTTTGTGGAGGGAAACATAGAACCGACCGGCCTGGAGGAGGAGACTGTCGGCGAAGACAATATGGTGGTTGTGGTTGCGTCCGATCATCCCTGGGCCGACGGCAGGACGCTGACGGCCAGAGAACTGGAAGCTGGACAATGGATTTTGCGTGAAGCCGGTTCGGGCACGCGGTCCGCTTTGGAGACCGGACTCGCCGCGCTCGACGTGGCGGTCGTCAATCTGCAGATCGCACTCGAACTTCCCTCAAATGAGGCGGTGCGCAGTGCGGTCATGGCGGGACCGTTTGCCACCGCGATGTCGGAACTGGTCGTGGCGCCGCATGTGCAGGCCGGCTTGCTGGCACGGGCGCACTGCGCGCTCCCGGCGCGCAGCTTCTCGATGCTGCGCCACGCCCAGCGGCATCGCAGCCGCGCCGTCGCCGCCTTCGAAGACATGGTGCGGACCAGGAAGCGGCCGGATAACTAAGCCAAGAGGTCCAGCCGCAGCCTGTCGCGGTCGTCGCCAAGTGCGCGGCTGGCCAGCCAGACCACGCCGCCGGCGGCCAGTCCGCTGCTCCCGGCCAGCAGGAACAGCAACAGGATCTGGTATTCGACGGCGCCGAGCGGATCCATGCCGGCGAGGAGCTGGCCGGTCATGATGCCCGGCAGCGTGATGATACCCGCCGCGGACATCTGGTTGATGACCGGGATGAGGCCTTTACGCACCGCATCGCGCATCAGCGGCGCAAGCGCTGTGCGCAAGGATGCACCCAGGGCCAAACGGGCTTCGATCTGATTGCGCGACACAACCACGCCGCCGAGGAAAGCGTCGAGGGCCAGACTTGCCGAATTTAGCACGCTGCCCAGCACGATGCCCATCAACGGGATGGCATAGCGCGGGTCGTGCCAGGGCGTGGGGCGGATGGCCGTCATCAGGGCCAGCACCACCGTGGCCAGGCTCGACAGCGCTACCACTGCGCCCGCGATACGGTAGTTGCCCCAGCCGGCCAGGCGCTGCGTCGGCCTCGTTGCGACTTCGCGCGCGGCAGCGGCGATCATGAGGCAGGCGATGGCCAGCGTCAGCGCCGGCGCGTCGGAACGGAATACGATGCGCAGCACGAGGCCGACGAGCAGCAACTGCAGCACCATCCTCAGACTGGCGACAAGCAAGGGCCGATGCAGGCGCAGGCCGAAGGCGATCGAAACCGCCGCATCGAATACGACCAGACTGGCCGCGAGCGCCATGTCCGACGCCGACAGTGCAATCTGGCTCATGCCACCTCGAGCCGGCCGCTCGCCATACGCAGGCACCGCTGCCCGAGGCGCTCGGCCTGTTCTTCTGAATGCGTCACGACCAACACCGACGTGCCTCGTTCGAGTTCCGAACGCAGTAGGGCTTCGAGAGCTGCGGTCGAGGCGGCGTCGAGCGCCGAAGCGGGCTCGTCTAGCAGGAGGACACGGGGCCGGCAAGCCAGGGAACGGATGAGCGCGAGGCGCTGGCGTTCGCCGGTCGACAGCAGCTCCAGGTCGGTATCAAGCGCAGCGGCCCGCAGTTTCAGCGCATCGGCCAGTGCCTGCGCCCGCTTCTGCTCCGATGCCGGAAGGTGCGCGCGCGCGGTCGCGTCCCACCAGGCCGGCTCGGCTGCTTGATAGACTACCATCGAACGCCATGCCGGCGCCGTCCAGCTTGCGCGCTGTGCGCCGTCCAGCAGCACCGTGCCCTCGTTGGGAATCAGGTCCGCGATCATGCGCAGCAACACGCTCTTGCCGGAACCGGATTCACCGACGATGGCGATGCATTCGCCTCGCCCCAGGTCCAGGTCGACCGGGCCGGCATGTGCCGAGCATAGCGCACGCAGTGCAAGACGAACGGATGGATCGAAACGAGCAAGGGAATGGAAAGACATGGGCATGGAGTATAGCCGGGTGCGGCTGCCCATAGTGCCGTGTTAAGGTGGCAAGGTACATTACAAATGGGACATCGATGGAGTTTTCTTCCGTATTCGCAGTCGCCACCGGCG
This portion of the Massilia forsythiae genome encodes:
- a CDS encoding ABC transporter ATP-binding protein, whose product is MPMSFHSLARFDPSVRLALRALCSAHAGPVDLDLGRGECIAIVGESGSGKSVLLRMIADLIPNEGTVLLDGAQRASWTAPAWRSMVVYQAAEPAWWDATARAHLPASEQKRAQALADALKLRAAALDTDLELLSTGERQRLALIRSLACRPRVLLLDEPASALDAASTAALEALLRSELERGTSVLVVTHSEEQAERLGQRCLRMASGRLEVA